The proteins below are encoded in one region of Apium graveolens cultivar Ventura chromosome 4, ASM990537v1, whole genome shotgun sequence:
- the LOC141721801 gene encoding uncharacterized protein LOC141721801, whose protein sequence is MVPPGDLFPLVQKGFQHFQLEANVNCNDAEIVGGSSFLQPPDPIAKDAYESEELMKETKDSVPETKHREKEKGIDVFKSKLDRAHLERGNDNASEKMEKQNTEKERELEDLEEKEKMAKTAAPLAELTDAKDEKLNMRKT, encoded by the exons ATGGTTCCACCAGGAGACCTTTTTCCACTAGTGCAGAAAGGATTCCAGCATTTTCAGCTGGAAGCAAATGTTAATTGT AATGATGCAGAAATTGTTGGTGGATCCTCATTCCTACAACCTCCGGATCCTATCGCAAAAGATGCCTATGAATCAGAGGAGCTCATGAAGGAAACAAAAGATAGTGTTCCGGAAACAAAACACAGAGAAAAGGAAAAAGGTATCGATGTTTTTAAAAGCAAACTTGACAGAGCGCATCTTGAAAGAGGGAATGATAATGCTAGTGAGAAAATGGAGAAACAAAATACGGAAAAAGAAAGAGAGCTGGAAGATTTGGAAGAGAAAGAGAAAATGGCAAAGACAGCAGCGCCACTTGCCGAACTCACTGATGCAAAGGATGAAAAATTGAACATGAGGAAGACATAA